Below is a window of Candidatus Viadribacter manganicus DNA.
CAAATCGATCTTGTCACCGCGCTCCATCTCCGGAACGGTGAGGGCGCTGAACGCGTATAGCGAGATCATCAGCGCGAGCCAAAGCAGCACCGCGCGCGGCTCCCAGTTGACCGCACGGTCATCCCAAAACGAAGCCCAGTTCGCGATCACAAGCGCGAAGGCGGTCCAGCTCCAGAGCGCGTGACGCAGCGAGAAGCGCGCGCGATGGCGCACGTACGCGATCAGGCCGCCGATAAGATGTGTCACCGCCAGCGACGTAATAATTGAGATAAGGCCAAAGACGAACTCGAAGCTGGTCACGAGATGAGGCTCTTTAGGGCTTCGTCCGGCGTTGCGCCTTCTGTGTGGATGCGGCCCCACAAACCTAAGAACAGCATTGGATAGCGGAGTGCTGCGTGCGTTTCGTCGGTGAAGATCGCGCGGATCGTGTCGGCGCTTGCCGCGGCGCGGACGGCTTCGACGTTTGGCAACGTTTGTGCGAGGTCGCCAGAGCGTGGCGCAATCCAAGCGGCGACGGGCACAGTGAAGCCCTTTTTCTTCGCCCATGGTTCGGCGGCGGGGCAGTTTTTCTCGAGCCACGCACGCAGGATGTATTTGCCGAACTTGCCGCGGGTTTTGAAATTGTCGGGCAAGTGGAAGGCGAAGGCTGCGACTTCAGAATCGAGAAACGGCGTGCGACCCTCGAGACCATGGGCCATCAGCATCCGATCCAGCTTCAAAAGTAGATCGTTCGGCAGCCAGGTGACGATATCGGCGCACTGCGCTTGCTGAAGCGTGGTGAGGCCAGCGAACTGGGACGCATGTTTGCGCCAAGCTTCTATGGCGCCATTGCCGAAGATTGCGTCGGTTTGCGGTTCGGCAACGCGCCCGCCCAGCCACTTTGGACGCTGGGCGCGCCGGTAGCGGGAATAGCCGCCGAACAGCTCGTCGCCGCCTTCGCCGGTCAGCACGACAGTCAGTCGCTTCTTGGCTTGCTCCGCGAGCTTGTATGTCGGCAGGCAAGCATAGTCCGCGACGGGATCGTCCATCGCCCATGCGACCTGGGGTGCGATTGACCAAAAATCCTCTTCGCCAAAACTTACATTGTTCCAATCGAGATTGAGTTGGCGCGCAATGCGCTCGGCTTGCGCTCTCTCATCGCGTGCGCCGTCGGCGTCGAACCCGCAGGTGTAGGCGACGACAGGGCGGGTATTTAGGCGCGCCATCATGGTGGCGACAGTCGCGCTATCGATACCGCCGGAGAGGAAGAGGCCGTAGGGGACGTCTGAGCGCTGGTGAACCTTGATTGAATCTTCGAAAACGCGATCGAGTTCGGCGATTGCAGAGGCCTCTTCGCTGATCCGCGCCCGTTGTGAGGGCAGCGCCGAGCGCACCCGGTGGCGCTTGGGGACGCCATGGATCACTTCGATGATCTCGCCCGGTTCGAGACGAATGACACCGGGCCATGCTGTTTCGTTCTCGAGCGTATAGTGGAGCGCGGCGACCTGGTTTGAGATCGCCGTGCTCACCTGCGCTTGCCCAAACGAGCGAGGCTCTGATGAAAACGCAACGGCGCCGCCCTGTGCATGAACGTAAAGCGGTTTAATTCCGAAAGGATCGCGCACCAGCCAAGTTCGCCCATCGACGCCGATCAAGCAAAACGCATACATGCCGCGCAGGCGGTCGAATGCGGCTTCGCCTTCCTGTGCGTAGATGTGCAGCAACGGCTCGAAATCCGAGCCGGTAGAGAGCTTTTGCTTGAGTTGGAAGTCTCCGGCGAGCTCGATGTAATTGTAGATCTCTCCGTTGCCGATGATGGTTGAGCCCGCTGCGTGCAACGGCTGCCAACCGCCTTCAAGATCGATGATCGAGAGTCGCGCGTGCGCCAGCGAATAGCGCTCGCTCTCCTCAACGCGAATGCCGTTTGGTCCACGATGTGCGATAGCTTCGATAAGTGCACGTGCGCCCTCGGGTGCGCCGATGATCCCGGCGATGCCGCACATTAAAGGCCTCCCATCGCATCGAACAGCGAACGCCACTGAGCAACGACCGCGGCCTCTGAGAACTCGGTTTCGACGCGTTTGGCGCCATTGGCGACAAAGCGCGCGCTTAGTTCTTTGTCGGCCAGGAGCGCGCGCGTCTTCATTGCGAGCCCTTCAGCATCGTCAATGTCGATCAAAAATCCGTCTTCGCCGTCGCGG
It encodes the following:
- the asnB gene encoding asparagine synthase (glutamine-hydrolyzing) produces the protein MCGIAGIIGAPEGARALIEAIAHRGPNGIRVEESERYSLAHARLSIIDLEGGWQPLHAAGSTIIGNGEIYNYIELAGDFQLKQKLSTGSDFEPLLHIYAQEGEAAFDRLRGMYAFCLIGVDGRTWLVRDPFGIKPLYVHAQGGAVAFSSEPRSFGQAQVSTAISNQVAALHYTLENETAWPGVIRLEPGEIIEVIHGVPKRHRVRSALPSQRARISEEASAIAELDRVFEDSIKVHQRSDVPYGLFLSGGIDSATVATMMARLNTRPVVAYTCGFDADGARDERAQAERIARQLNLDWNNVSFGEEDFWSIAPQVAWAMDDPVADYACLPTYKLAEQAKKRLTVVLTGEGGDELFGGYSRYRRAQRPKWLGGRVAEPQTDAIFGNGAIEAWRKHASQFAGLTTLQQAQCADIVTWLPNDLLLKLDRMLMAHGLEGRTPFLDSEVAAFAFHLPDNFKTRGKFGKYILRAWLEKNCPAAEPWAKKKGFTVPVAAWIAPRSGDLAQTLPNVEAVRAAASADTIRAIFTDETHAALRYPMLFLGLWGRIHTEGATPDEALKSLIS